The Coriobacteriia bacterium DNA segment ACCTCCAATGGATATCCGAAGTATATCCATCGCGATGCTAGTCCGTCAACGGTGCACCTGTAGCGCTAACGTGTTAGAAATGAGCGGCGGTCAAGCGCCTCACTTCCGCAGCCTACCTGACGCCGTCCGCTCGATTTCTTTGTTAGCACCCACGACCTGCGCTGTAGGGCCTGGCACCGGCCAATCCCAGTTGGGCGGACCCCAGGGGACACTCGTGTGGCACAACGCCCTCACGGTCATTGCGACCGTGATTTCGCGCGCCGCCGACTAGGACACCCCCGAATCTCCAAACTCCCGCGAATCTGCACTTGCATCTTGATTCTAACAGCGTTAGAGTACACTCTAACAGCGTTAGAATCCTGGCGCACACGCCGAGATTCGAGGTCCAAGGGAGCGATGATGACCGCACGTGCGACCCGCAGTAGTGAACCGCGCGACACCCTGACTCGCGAACGCGTGCTACGCGCCGCGATCGAGTTGGCGGACGAGCGCGGCATCGACGCGCTCACCATGCGCGAGCTCGCGAGGAAGCTCGGCGTCGAAGGGGGCTCGCTCTACTACCATGTCGCGGGCAAAGGCGACCTTCTCGACGGCATGACGGATCTCGTCGCGGCAGAAATCGAAGTGCCCTCGGGGTCCTCGGACTGGAAGGAAGCCATGAGGCGGCGCGCGATCTCCGCGCGCGACGTCTTCTCGCGGCATCCATGGGCGAGCGGAGTCATAGACTCTCGTGAGCACAGCGGGCCGGCCCAGCTGGCCTATGCCGACCGTGTCCTGGGAACGCTGCTCGCGGCCGGTTTCACGCCGCGGGCGGCCGCCAACGCGTTCTTGATCCTCGACAGCTACATCCACGGCTTCCAGCGCCAGCAATCGAGTCTGGCACTACCCGAGGGTGTGGAGACCTTCGACGTCGCCGAGGAACTGCTCGCGGAACTCGCACCCGATGCCTACCCGTCTCTGCTGACCATCGCGGCCGACTTCGCTGCGAACCCGCACGACGAGATGAGCCTCTTCGACTTCGGTCTCGATCTCATCCTCGACGGTCTCCAGCGCTCGCTCGAATCCCAGTGATCCCCCGCTCAGCGCTCGGCGCCGCCGGCGTCGCGCGAGCGGCCGAAGAAAGGAAAGGCGTCATGAATGCGATTGTCCAAACCGCCTACGGCTCCTCGGATGTGATCGAGTGCCGGCAGATCGACAAGCCCGCACGGGGCGACGGGCAGGTGCTCGTCCGCGTGATGGCGACCTCGCTCGCGGCGGGCGAGTACTTCGGCATGCGAGGCAAGCCGCTGCCGATCCGGTTCTACATGGGGCTTCTCAAGCCCAAGCCCGACTTCGTCGTCGGCATCTCGTTCGCGGGGGTCGTCGAGTCCGTCGGCGGCGGAGTGACCGAGTTCCGCACGGGCGACGAGGTCTACGGCGAGTGCCACGGCTCGTGCGCCGAGTTCGCGGTCGCCGATGTCGGCTCCATCGCGCCGAAGCCCCGCAACCTGACGTTCGAGCAGGCAGCGGCGGTGCCCACGTCCGCGTGCACGGCGCTCCAGGCCCTCCGCGACCACGGCAAGGTCCGCCCAGGACACAAGGTGCTCATCAACGGCGCGTCGGGTGGCGTCGGGACGTTCGCGGTGCAGATCGCGAAGGCGCTCGGTGCCGAGGTGACCGGGGTCTGCAGCACGGGCAACGTGGAGATGGTCCGCTCGCTCGGCGCCGACCACGTCATCGACTACACGAAGGAAGACTTCGCCAAAGGCAGCGCGCGCTACGACGTGATTCTGGACAACGTGGGCAGCCACTCGCTCTCGGACACCAGGCGCGTGCTCGAGCCCGACGGGCTGCTCCTCCCGAGCAGCGGCCACGCGGGTATGAGTTGGGTGATCGCCGCAGCGATCTCCTCGATGTTCGTCCGGCAGCAGGGTCGGGTCTTCATGGCTCTCACCGACACCCAGAGCCTGCTCGCGCTGGGTGAGCTCATCGAGGCCGGCACGGTGACGCCTGTCATCGATAGGACGTATCCGCTGAGCGAGACCGCGCGCGCCTTCGAGTACCTGGACGAGGGGCATGCGCGCGCGAAGGTCGTTGTATCCGTGGCTGCGAGCGCAGCATGAGCGCTTCTGCTGGAGGGGGCGTGCGAACGATGGTCGATGTGAGGGTCATCCTGTCGGCTCTATGGGGATCCCTGATGCTGGTCTTCCTGCTCGGGGACGTGCTTCGAATCTTTGCGGGTGACTACACGGCGGGTGAGCTGGCGGGTGTCCCGGCTACCCAGTGGATGTGGGTCGCCGTCGCGGCCGTGATGCTGACCCCCATCGTGATGATGGTGCTGTCGCTGGTGGTGCCGTACCCGGCGATCCGGTGGATCTGCATCGTTGCGGCGGCCGTCTGGGTCGTCTTCAACCTTATGGGTCTGCCGTACCCAGGCGCGTACGACAACTTCCTCATCGGTGTCGGCGTCGTCGTATGCGGGGCGATCATCTGGTGTGCGTGGACGTGGTCGCAGTTCGGGTAGCGGTGGGCCGTCCCTCTGCAGCAGGGTGACTGGAGTGCATATGAACGCGCCGGTTACGAGCAAGTCGTGGTTCAACGCTCGTCGTGTCGGATTCGGATGGCGGCCCGTGAGGTGGCAGGGCTGATTCACGAGTGCAGTGTTCGTCGCACTTGTACTGGGTGTCACGCGGGTGACCGATGACCCGGCTGCGATTGCGGCCTTAGTCGTCCTTCTCGTCGACCTTCTCGCCCTCGTGTGCTACCTGACGGGCGGGAAGCCCGGGCCGCTGCGGTCGGGCGACCGCGAGCAGGGACCATCCGATGACGAGTAGAATGTGAGGGCGCTGTCCCGTCTGCGGGCGGCGCCGCCCAACAAACGGATCAACCTGACTCGCTTCGCTCGCAGGTTATCCGTCAGACGTTACGCTTCCTTGAGCGAAGCCGCCAAAGCCCTGCTCACAAGAATCCACAACACGGCTGAGGATGCTGGGACAAGGAGCGACGGCCACAACGCCGAGGCGAGATCCGCTGTCGAACCGCCAACGAGTCGGAGATGCGTGAGGGCAGCGTCGACAATCCCCAACGCGAGGAACACGGTCAAGGCGGCAACCCCGCGTCGCGCAATAGCGAGACTCGTGGGCGACAGTCGAGGGTCGTCTCGCCTCATCGCGCTGACCAAGATGATGACGAAGAGCGTGCATAAGCTCGCAACCAAGAACGAGTAGACAAGATGGACGTATCCGCCGGCGCTGAGCCGGCCCATCTGGGTGTCCATGAAGCCTGTCCACTGATCGTGAACCCATGAGTAGTTCAGGTATGCATTGACCGCACCACTGAGGAGAACCGAAGCCATCGTCGGCCATCTCAACTCTCGCCAAGTCCAGTCGCGGAGAAACGAGATTGCCATGTACGCCACAAGCGGAATGAGAACGAGATCGCCAAGCGCGACGGAGATGATGCTGCAGAAGGGGAACTGGTGAGGTGGGCCGTAGAAGGCCGCGTCCCTCACGCTGAGCAAGAGCATAGGCAGATAACCGAGGAAGGTGTTCGCGAGAACAATCAGGTACAAGATGGAGGTGCCGTCGGTATCTGGATCCGTTTGCGAGACGGCGGCATCGATGAACTTCATGCCCTCCCGATGGAGTAGACGCCAATTCAGCAGCGTCACCGACGTCAGAAACAGTGCGACCGGTGTGAAGACGTAGAAGTAGGGACGTACAAGAACATAGGTCGCCGCACACAGGCCGAGTGACACCCCAGTGAAGAACAGGAAGCCCCAGACAACCATCAAGACGTTCGGTCGAATCCATGCGCCGTCCAGAAACTTGTCGACGCTGTAGAGCCGAGGGATGATTTCCGAGTCCCACTCAAGAAGGCGGGAGTTCGCAAGTCGGTTGATCTTTCGTTCGAGGTCCGCCAGCCGTCTTCCGTTCATGTACGTCGTGTAGATCGCATCCATCACGTTGGTGAAGAGGTACAGCGCGAGGAGGAACGCGATCGTGACTACAATTGCGGCCAGAGTGTCTGCGGTGCGAACAGGGAGGCTCGCCTTCATCGTCGCAGCCGCGTTCGTAGAGAGTGCCACGACCAGGGAGACGGCTACGGTCAAGTACAGCTGGATGATGTTGACCTGCCGGTGGTAGCGCTCTGAATGAAACATGACCTCAGTGAACCGGTTCTTGTACTCACTAGTGAGTACCTCGATTCGCATACGTCGCTTGTCGAGTTCGAGCTTCTCCTGATCGAGAGCCAGCCGCTCTCGATCGAGGCTACCGGCGCTCTCTTCGACACCCATCGACACCCCCGTGTCCGCGCCCGACTGTCGTCT contains these protein-coding regions:
- a CDS encoding TetR/AcrR family transcriptional regulator C-terminal domain-containing protein — its product is MTARATRSSEPRDTLTRERVLRAAIELADERGIDALTMRELARKLGVEGGSLYYHVAGKGDLLDGMTDLVAAEIEVPSGSSDWKEAMRRRAISARDVFSRHPWASGVIDSREHSGPAQLAYADRVLGTLLAAGFTPRAAANAFLILDSYIHGFQRQQSSLALPEGVETFDVAEELLAELAPDAYPSLLTIAADFAANPHDEMSLFDFGLDLILDGLQRSLESQ
- a CDS encoding NAD(P)-dependent alcohol dehydrogenase, which produces MNAIVQTAYGSSDVIECRQIDKPARGDGQVLVRVMATSLAAGEYFGMRGKPLPIRFYMGLLKPKPDFVVGISFAGVVESVGGGVTEFRTGDEVYGECHGSCAEFAVADVGSIAPKPRNLTFEQAAAVPTSACTALQALRDHGKVRPGHKVLINGASGGVGTFAVQIAKALGAEVTGVCSTGNVEMVRSLGADHVIDYTKEDFAKGSARYDVILDNVGSHSLSDTRRVLEPDGLLLPSSGHAGMSWVIAAAISSMFVRQQGRVFMALTDTQSLLALGELIEAGTVTPVIDRTYPLSETARAFEYLDEGHARAKVVVSVAASAA